The genome window TTTAATGTGTATGTTAAGATTTGAGGATgttgcaaatgcctttccacactcctgacatgaataaggcttctctcctgtatgaattttaatGTGTATGTTAAGAGTTGAGGATgttgcaaatgcctttccacactcctgacatgaataaggcttctctcctgtatgaactttcatgtgtttgttaagatTTGAGGATcttgcaaatgcctttccacactcctgacatgaataaggcttctctcctgtatgaactttcatgtgtttgttaagatTTGAGGATgttgcaaatgcctttccacactcctgacatgaataaggcttctctcctgtatgaattttcatgtgtatgtTAAGAGTTGAGGATGTTgtaaatgcctttccacactcctgacatgcataaggcttctctcctgtatgaattttcatgtgatcagaaagTTTTGAGGATCTtacaaatgcctttccacactcctgacatgaataaggcttctctcctgtatgaattttcatgtgatcagaaagTTTTGAGGATcttgcaaatgcctttccacactcctgacatgaataaggcttctctcctgtatgaattttaatGTGTATGTTAAGAGTTGAGGATcttgcaaatgcctttccacactcctgacatgaataaggcttctctcctgtatgaactttcatgtgtttgttaagagTTGAGGATgttgcaaatgcctttccacactcctgacatgaataaggcttctctcctgtatgaattttcatgtgatcagaaagTTTTGAGGATcttgcaaatgcctttccacactcctgacatgaataaggcttctctcctgtatgaattttcatgtgtctgttaagCTTTGAGAATTGAGCAAGTGACTTGCCACATTCcagacatgaataaggcttctctcctgtatgaattttcatgtgttcaGTGTGAGACGAAGTGTAAGTGAAGGCCTTGCCATACTCGGGACATAGATGACAATTGCTTCCTGTCCAGACTTCCTTTGGATCATTCCGGTGTGACAGTTGTCTAAGACTGAATCCATCTCGCTTAGTATCAGAGGAATCCTGTATAATAGGGGTATAAAAGGGCACATCATATTGCTGAGCACACGAGAAATCCCCCTCACATTGCTTATATATGGTGGGGTACACTCCATGGAAAATATGCTTGTGAGTATCTTGATATGAGGGAGTTAGAGCAAACACTGGTGGCTTCTTGGCCCAAAGTGATCCAACTATGGAGGTCTGTGTCCAGTTACTGGGCATAACAGAATCAGGAGCACTGTGCCTAAAAGCCTGGGTCCCCATAGTACGGACGCTCTCTTCATCCTGATTCCCCATTGAATTGGTGACCCCTGAGTCCTCATTCCCATCACGAATctggcagggcattttccttgagaCTGGGTTCAACAACAC of Suncus etruscus isolate mSunEtr1 unplaced genomic scaffold, mSunEtr1.pri.cur scaffold_165_ctg1, whole genome shotgun sequence contains these proteins:
- the LOC126000704 gene encoding gastrula zinc finger protein XlCGF57.1-like; the encoded protein is MPCQIRDGNEDSGVTNSMGNQDEESVRTMGTQAFRHSAPDSVMPSNWTQTSIVGSLWAKKPPVFALTPSYQDTHKHIFHGVYPTIYKQCEGDFSCAQQYDVPFYTPIIQDSSDTKRDGFSLRQLSHRNDPKEVWTGSNCHLCPEYGKAFTYTSSHTEHMKIHTGEKPYSCLECGKSLAQFSKLNRHMKIHTGEKPYSCQECGKAFARSSKLSDHMKIHTGEKPYSCQECGKAFATSSTLNKHMKVHTGEKPYSCQECGKAFARSSTLNIHIKIHTGEKPYSCQECGKAFARSSKLSDHMKIHTGEKPYSCQECGKAFVRSSKLSDHMKIHTGEKPYACQECGKAFTTSSTLNIHMKIHTGEKPYSCQECGKAFATSSNLNKHMKVHTGEKPYSCQECGKAFARSSNLNKHMKVHTGEKPYSCQECGKAFATSSTLNIHIKIHTGEKPYSCQECGKAFATSSNLNIHIKSHTGEKPYSCQECGKAFARSSDLKKHMKIHTGEKPYSCQECGKAFARSSDLNKHMKIHTGEKPYSC